A section of the Metabacillus endolithicus genome encodes:
- a CDS encoding DNA internalization-related competence protein ComEC/Rec2, whose amino-acid sequence MGRFHFHPISLFFTSTFLIYLHLKFKSSLSFLSLIVILIYLSTYFLTESQNQTKLNEGNYQAAVTVSSTPVIDGNYMKGTIQTELGEKLTYSFLIKSLEEKNLLKKIQTGDVCVFKGELEVPKSPTMPNAFDYKQYLHDHHIHWEFKIADIHSCHAGDFNVMTLLQKHREKGLTLIEEKFPSSSEGIVQALLFGERRLLDEKVEVAYQKLGIVHLLAISGLHVGLLVGGAYFLFIYLGITHENSKKILILLLPVYMILTGGSPSVIRASFMVVLYFIMGVVHKKFTATDVISFTCLVLLLVNPYYLFQVGFQLSYIVSLGLLLSSKVITMFSSAFVRLLIVSTVAQLCAMPLMLFHFYEVSLISLPLNMIFVPFYSICILPLSILAAVIVSFSSTLGMPLVTILHIILDYSHRFVLNAANISFTTLTTGKPPLFFIVFYCITSIVLFLRFEKNPTLKSLYKPFCGLLLLFFILFHLSYINPQGRVMVINVGQGDSIFIQLPFNKGNFLIDTGGKMTFPSEDWELRRNVYSIAEDTTIPYLKSIGVTKLHGLFLSHGDLDHIGEALILINKLDVKELVIPKGFIRGELESEIVEIATKKKINIKVVEAGDHLLYKDFMFRILSPSTLSESKNDDSMVLLAEIGGLKWLFTGDAEIKSEEKMMSAYPNLKVDVLKIGHHGSRGSTSDQLVDQLNPSIAIISAGYQNRYQHPHDEVMEKLRRRQISIFRTDLQGGILYEYKGNAGTFFTHPPYDEVK is encoded by the coding sequence GTGGGGCGTTTTCATTTCCATCCGATCTCACTTTTCTTTACATCTACCTTTCTTATTTATCTCCATTTAAAGTTTAAATCCTCTCTCAGTTTCCTTAGTTTGATCGTCATTCTTATCTATCTTTCCACCTATTTTCTTACAGAATCTCAAAATCAAACAAAGCTGAATGAAGGAAATTATCAGGCTGCGGTCACTGTCAGCTCCACTCCAGTAATTGATGGGAATTATATGAAAGGAACTATTCAAACTGAATTAGGGGAGAAATTAACTTATTCTTTTTTGATCAAGTCATTGGAAGAGAAAAATTTATTAAAGAAAATACAAACAGGTGATGTTTGTGTTTTTAAAGGTGAATTAGAAGTACCAAAATCCCCAACAATGCCTAATGCTTTTGATTATAAACAATATCTTCATGACCACCATATTCATTGGGAATTTAAAATAGCCGATATTCACAGTTGTCACGCAGGTGATTTCAACGTAATGACTCTTCTTCAAAAGCATCGAGAAAAAGGACTAACGTTAATTGAGGAGAAATTTCCGAGTTCGTCCGAAGGAATTGTACAAGCCCTCCTTTTTGGAGAAAGGCGTTTACTTGATGAAAAAGTGGAAGTTGCTTACCAAAAATTAGGTATTGTCCATTTGTTAGCGATATCTGGCTTACATGTTGGTTTATTAGTCGGTGGTGCTTACTTTCTATTCATTTATTTAGGTATAACACATGAAAATTCAAAGAAAATTTTGATACTATTGCTTCCTGTTTATATGATTTTAACTGGTGGCTCACCATCTGTTATAAGAGCATCCTTTATGGTTGTCCTTTATTTTATCATGGGTGTTGTTCATAAAAAATTTACTGCAACAGATGTGATCAGTTTTACATGCTTAGTTTTACTATTGGTTAATCCATATTATTTGTTTCAAGTTGGTTTTCAATTATCATATATTGTTAGTCTTGGATTATTACTTTCATCAAAAGTAATCACAATGTTTTCCAGTGCTTTTGTGCGGCTGCTCATTGTATCAACTGTTGCTCAACTTTGTGCGATGCCTCTCATGTTGTTTCATTTTTATGAGGTATCACTCATTAGTTTACCTTTGAATATGATTTTTGTACCTTTTTATTCGATATGTATTTTGCCTTTATCGATTTTGGCAGCTGTTATCGTTTCATTTTCATCAACGCTTGGGATGCCATTGGTTACAATATTACACATTATCTTAGATTATTCCCATCGTTTTGTCTTAAATGCTGCTAACATATCTTTTACCACATTGACGACTGGAAAGCCTCCACTATTTTTTATTGTCTTCTATTGTATTACATCAATTGTTTTGTTCCTTCGTTTCGAAAAGAATCCTACACTAAAGTCTTTATATAAACCATTTTGTGGGTTGCTGCTTCTTTTTTTCATACTTTTTCACCTATCATACATAAATCCTCAGGGAAGAGTTATGGTAATCAATGTAGGACAAGGTGACTCTATTTTCATTCAACTTCCATTTAACAAAGGGAACTTTTTGATTGATACAGGTGGAAAAATGACGTTCCCTTCAGAAGATTGGGAGTTAAGGAGGAATGTTTATTCGATCGCTGAAGACACAACCATTCCTTATTTAAAGTCAATAGGTGTAACAAAGCTCCATGGATTATTTTTATCACATGGCGACCTGGATCATATTGGAGAAGCTTTAATTCTCATAAATAAATTGGATGTGAAGGAGCTTGTTATACCAAAAGGATTTATAAGGGGAGAGCTTGAAAGTGAGATTGTTGAGATTGCGACAAAGAAGAAAATAAACATAAAAGTTGTTGAAGCTGGTGATCACCTACTATATAAGGATTTTATGTTTCGTATTTTGTCTCCCTCAACCTTATCTGAAAGTAAAAATGATGATTCTATGGTGTTGTTAGCGGAAATAGGCGGCTTAAAATGGTTATTTACCGGAGATGCTGAAATAAAAAGTGAAGAGAAAATGATGTCAGCATATCCCAATTTAAAAGTAGATGTATTAAAAATCGGACATCATGGAAGCAGAGGTTCAACTTCTGATCAGCTAGTAGATCAACTAAATCCATCCATTGCGATCATTTCGGCTGGCTATCAAAACCGATATCAACACCCGCATGATGAAGTAATGGAAAAGTTGAGAAGAAGACAAATATCTATTTTTAGAACAGATCTTCAAGGTGGAATTTTATATGAATATAAAGGAAATGCAGGAACGTTTTTTACTCATCCGCCATACGATGAAGTAAAATGA
- a CDS encoding ComE operon protein 2 — MSRISWNQYFMSQSHLLAMRSTCTRLAVGATIVRDKRIIAGGYNGSIAGGVHCSDEVRYVIDNHCVRTIHAEMNALLQCAKFGVPTDGAEIYVTHFPCLQCCKALIQAGIKTVYYAVDYKNHPYAIELFQQANVKVEHVNLENTTFENKNKEKEAFVFELLDKLEKSQKSDEELQRLKKEAKALFS; from the coding sequence ATGAGTCGAATATCCTGGAATCAATATTTTATGTCACAAAGTCATTTACTAGCCATGAGAAGTACATGTACGAGGCTAGCTGTTGGAGCTACAATCGTTAGAGATAAAAGAATAATAGCGGGTGGTTATAATGGCTCTATAGCAGGTGGTGTTCATTGCTCAGACGAGGTACGTTATGTTATTGATAATCATTGTGTTAGAACCATACATGCTGAAATGAATGCATTGCTGCAATGTGCGAAGTTTGGAGTACCAACAGATGGAGCTGAGATTTACGTGACTCATTTTCCGTGTCTTCAATGTTGTAAAGCACTTATTCAGGCTGGTATTAAAACCGTATACTATGCGGTTGACTATAAAAACCATCCTTATGCCATTGAGTTATTTCAACAAGCAAATGTAAAAGTAGAGCATGTTAACCTAGAGAACACAACTTTTGAGAACAAAAATAAGGAAAAAGAAGCATTTGTGTTTGAACTGCTGGACAAGCTGGAGAAATCACAAAAAAGTGACGAAGAGCTACAGCGCTTAAAAAAGGAAGCAAAAGCCTTATTTTCGTAA
- a CDS encoding helix-hairpin-helix domain-containing protein, giving the protein MSNVQKYKKWIILLVSLLTVTILYYYFFNIQASSELVTTNVEGAYMETNENYGTTKVEQTSEKIEASTIIIDVKGAVQKPGVYEISANARVHEIIEKAGGLSDQADEAAVNLASSLEDGMVVYIPLIGENKENPFQSTNENKDNPKKININLATSEELQTLSGIGPSKADAIISYREENGQFKSIEGLLEVSGIGEKSLEKLKEEVTVN; this is encoded by the coding sequence ATGAGTAACGTCCAAAAATACAAAAAATGGATCATCCTGTTAGTTAGTTTATTAACTGTAACCATACTTTATTATTATTTCTTCAATATCCAAGCCTCATCTGAACTTGTGACAACAAATGTTGAAGGTGCCTATATGGAAACAAATGAGAATTATGGAACAACAAAGGTTGAACAGACAAGTGAGAAAATAGAAGCATCTACCATCATTATTGATGTGAAAGGGGCTGTACAAAAACCTGGAGTTTATGAGATTTCAGCTAATGCAAGAGTACATGAAATAATTGAAAAAGCTGGAGGGTTGAGTGATCAAGCTGATGAAGCTGCCGTAAATCTTGCTTCTTCATTAGAAGATGGGATGGTAGTTTATATTCCACTTATCGGTGAAAATAAGGAAAATCCGTTTCAATCTACTAACGAAAATAAGGACAACCCTAAGAAAATCAATATTAACCTTGCAACAAGTGAGGAGCTTCAAACACTATCAGGTATTGGACCTTCAAAGGCTGATGCTATTATTTCTTATAGAGAAGAAAACGGTCAGTTTAAATCGATTGAGGGGTTGTTAGAAGTATCGGGAATTGGAGAAAAATCATTAGAGAAATTAAAAGAAGAAGTTACCGTTAATTAA
- a CDS encoding class I SAM-dependent DNA methyltransferase, whose translation MIYKGFAYIYDHLMKDAPYDQWVEFIQDSIARYHKGATTLLDVACGTGEIAVSLAKNNLEVTGVDLSEDMLTVAQSKAERNKVNVLFLKQDMRELNGTPELFDVVTICCDSLNYLETKEDVKATFHSVFEQLKDGGLFIFDVHSIHKIHHVFANHTFADQDEEVSFIWNSFLGDEEHSIEHDMTFFVKREQLYERYDEVHYQRTYSIEEYTSLLEAASFQVLNICSDFQVESQPHSSAERIFFICQK comes from the coding sequence ATGATTTATAAAGGCTTTGCCTATATTTATGATCATCTAATGAAAGATGCTCCCTATGATCAGTGGGTTGAGTTTATACAGGACTCTATAGCAAGGTATCATAAGGGAGCAACTACTCTTTTAGATGTAGCCTGTGGAACAGGTGAAATAGCGGTATCCTTAGCGAAAAATAATTTAGAGGTAACAGGTGTTGATCTTAGTGAAGATATGCTGACCGTTGCACAATCAAAAGCTGAGAGGAATAAAGTGAATGTATTATTTCTCAAGCAGGATATGCGAGAATTAAATGGTACTCCTGAACTTTTTGATGTTGTAACAATTTGTTGTGATTCTCTAAATTACCTAGAAACAAAAGAAGATGTTAAGGCTACCTTTCACTCTGTTTTTGAACAGCTTAAAGATGGTGGTTTATTTATTTTTGATGTCCATTCTATACATAAAATTCATCATGTGTTTGCAAATCATACTTTTGCTGATCAAGATGAAGAAGTTAGCTTTATTTGGAATTCCTTTTTAGGCGACGAAGAACACAGTATTGAACACGATATGACGTTTTTTGTTAAACGAGAACAACTCTATGAGCGATATGATGAAGTACACTACCAACGAACATACTCAATTGAGGAATACACTTCTTTGTTAGAGGCAGCTTCTTTTCAGGTTTTAAACATTTGTAGTGATTTTCAAGTAGAAAGTCAACCGCATTCTTCAGCGGAAAGAATTTTCTTTATTTGTCAAAAATAA
- the rsfS gene encoding ribosome silencing factor, translating to MTGRDILTTVAKAADSKRAEDIIALNMNGISLIADYFFICHGNSDKQVQAIAREIKEQAEETGMNVKRLEGFDEARWILIDLGDVVAHVFHKDERGYYNLERLWGDAPTEDLASELEQ from the coding sequence ATGACAGGTAGAGATATTTTAACAACAGTAGCAAAAGCAGCAGACAGTAAGCGTGCAGAGGACATTATTGCACTAAACATGAATGGAATTTCCCTTATAGCCGATTATTTTTTTATTTGCCACGGAAACTCAGATAAGCAGGTACAAGCTATTGCTAGAGAAATAAAAGAACAAGCTGAAGAAACAGGTATGAATGTTAAACGACTTGAAGGCTTTGATGAAGCTCGATGGATTTTAATTGACTTAGGTGACGTTGTTGCCCATGTTTTTCATAAAGATGAAAGAGGCTATTATAATTTAGAGCGTTTATGGGGAGATGCTCCAACAGAGGATCTCGCTAGTGAGCTAGAGCAATGA
- a CDS encoding nicotinate-nucleotide adenylyltransferase: MKKKIGILGGTFDPPHLGHLLIASEVLHALQLSEIWFIPNQIPPHKQTEHFTDSKHRLNMLKLAINDHQHFEVNTIELEREGPSYTYDTLRLLLEEYPEYGFYFIIGADMIEYLPKWHQIDEIIKLVTFVGVKRAGFKTSSLYPVTEVEIPQFEVSSTMLRERLRINGNTDYLLQDNVKRYIEENHLYGT, encoded by the coding sequence ATGAAAAAGAAAATAGGAATACTAGGTGGAACGTTTGATCCACCGCATTTGGGCCACCTATTAATTGCTAGTGAAGTATTACATGCTTTGCAATTATCGGAAATCTGGTTTATTCCTAACCAAATTCCTCCTCATAAACAAACTGAGCATTTTACTGATAGTAAACATCGGCTTAATATGCTTAAGCTTGCTATTAATGATCATCAGCATTTTGAAGTAAATACAATTGAATTAGAACGTGAAGGTCCATCTTATACATATGATACGTTAAGGTTGCTGCTTGAAGAATACCCTGAATATGGTTTTTATTTTATAATAGGGGCAGATATGATTGAGTATTTACCAAAATGGCATCAAATAGATGAGATAATTAAATTGGTTACTTTTGTTGGTGTGAAAAGAGCTGGATTTAAGACAAGCTCTTTATACCCGGTTACTGAGGTGGAAATTCCTCAGTTTGAGGTATCTTCAACGATGTTAAGAGAACGTTTAAGAATAAATGGAAATACTGATTATCTTCTGCAGGACAATGTGAAAAGATATATAGAGGAGAATCATTTATATGGAACGTGA
- the yhbY gene encoding ribosome assembly RNA-binding protein YhbY, which yields MLTGKQKRFLRSEAHHLNPIFQVGKGGVNENMINQLSDALEARELFKVSVLQNCEEDKNTVAKEIVEGTGAELVQIIGNTIVLYKESKENKQIRLPN from the coding sequence ATGCTAACAGGTAAGCAAAAAAGATTTTTACGTTCAGAAGCCCATCATTTAAACCCGATTTTTCAAGTTGGAAAAGGTGGCGTGAATGAAAATATGATTAATCAGCTATCAGATGCACTAGAAGCACGTGAGTTATTTAAAGTATCTGTACTACAAAACTGTGAAGAAGATAAAAATACTGTCGCTAAAGAGATTGTGGAAGGTACAGGAGCTGAACTTGTACAAATCATCGGAAACACGATTGTTTTGTATAAAGAATCTAAAGAGAATAAACAAATCCGTTTACCAAATTAA
- the aroE gene encoding shikimate dehydrogenase, with protein MGKLYGLIGCPVEHSMSPAIHNDAFQENNLDGHYHAFHVEPDRLEEAVQALKTLDIKGFNVTIPHKISIIPYLDQLDETAKIAGAVNTVVNENGQLIGHNTDGNGYVQSLIEVIKKPLSENKVLIIGAGGAARGIYLTLTHSGSQHVDVCNRTISKAEELIKECPFLNTSKALSLEEAKENIQEYDIIIQTTAVGLHPNVDQKPISLVNAKNSAVVSDIIYNPIQTALLKEAKSLGLTVHTGVGMFVHQAALAFELWTGKTPSIEKMSAIVHNKLGGTSC; from the coding sequence ATGGGGAAGTTATACGGTTTAATTGGGTGTCCGGTTGAGCATTCGATGTCACCAGCTATTCATAATGATGCATTTCAAGAAAATAACTTAGATGGTCATTATCATGCGTTTCATGTTGAACCAGACCGTCTAGAAGAAGCAGTTCAAGCCTTAAAAACCCTTGATATTAAGGGTTTTAATGTAACAATTCCACATAAAATATCCATTATTCCTTATTTAGATCAACTGGATGAAACTGCAAAGATTGCAGGAGCAGTTAATACAGTAGTTAATGAAAATGGACAATTGATTGGTCATAATACAGATGGTAATGGATATGTTCAGTCATTAATAGAAGTGATTAAAAAACCTCTGTCAGAGAATAAAGTACTAATTATTGGTGCAGGGGGTGCAGCTCGAGGAATTTATCTCACACTTACGCATTCTGGATCTCAGCATGTTGATGTATGTAACCGAACGATTTCAAAAGCTGAGGAATTAATTAAAGAATGTCCTTTTTTAAACACAAGCAAAGCCTTATCATTAGAAGAGGCTAAAGAAAATATTCAAGAGTATGACATTATTATTCAAACCACTGCCGTGGGGCTTCATCCAAATGTTGATCAAAAGCCAATCTCATTAGTTAATGCCAAAAATTCGGCGGTAGTAAGCGATATTATTTATAATCCAATTCAAACCGCTCTTTTAAAAGAGGCGAAATCCCTGGGATTAACCGTTCATACAGGTGTTGGGATGTTTGTCCATCAAGCAGCCCTTGCGTTTGAGTTATGGACAGGAAAAACTCCATCAATTGAAAAAATGTCAGCAATTGTTCATAACAAACTAGGAGGTACATCATGCTAA
- the yqeH gene encoding ribosome biogenesis GTPase YqeH translates to MSEQQFSCIGCGVAIQTEDPKILGYAPPSALEKEEIICQRCFRLKNYNEIQDVSLTDDDFLKILHGIGETNGLIVKIVDIFDFSGSWLQGIQRFVKGNPILLVGNKSDILPKSVKKQKLINWMKREAKELGLKPIDVCLVSSARGHGIREVAELIDEYRDGQDVYVVGCTNVGKSTFINRMIKEVAGVNDVITTSHYPGTTLDLIEIPLDNGASLYDTPGIINHHQMAHYVDKRDLKLLSPKKEIKPKVFQLNESQTLYFGGLARLDYVAGGREALVCYIPNELTIHRTKLENADSLYEKHAGELLTPPRKEEVETFPKLIPHEFSISEGKTDVVFSGLGWVTVNNPGKKIVAYAPKGVNVTLRKSLI, encoded by the coding sequence GTGTCAGAGCAACAATTTTCATGTATAGGTTGTGGGGTAGCCATTCAAACTGAAGACCCTAAGATACTGGGTTATGCTCCACCAAGTGCACTAGAAAAAGAAGAGATTATTTGTCAAAGATGTTTTCGCTTAAAAAATTATAATGAAATACAGGATGTTTCACTAACAGATGATGACTTTTTAAAGATTTTACACGGCATAGGTGAAACGAATGGATTAATTGTAAAAATTGTTGATATATTCGATTTCAGCGGAAGTTGGTTGCAGGGAATTCAACGCTTTGTAAAAGGTAATCCAATATTATTAGTAGGAAACAAAAGTGATATATTACCGAAATCAGTCAAAAAACAAAAGCTGATCAATTGGATGAAGAGAGAAGCAAAGGAATTAGGCTTAAAGCCAATCGATGTTTGTTTAGTAAGCTCTGCAAGAGGCCACGGTATTAGAGAGGTTGCTGAATTAATTGATGAATACCGTGATGGACAAGATGTGTATGTTGTAGGATGTACAAATGTTGGAAAGTCGACCTTTATTAATCGAATGATTAAAGAAGTAGCAGGCGTCAATGATGTTATCACAACTTCACATTATCCAGGTACAACATTAGATTTGATCGAAATTCCATTGGACAATGGGGCATCCTTATACGACACTCCAGGAATTATTAATCACCACCAAATGGCTCATTATGTTGATAAACGCGATTTAAAGCTATTAAGTCCTAAAAAAGAAATCAAACCAAAAGTGTTTCAATTAAATGAAAGTCAAACATTGTATTTCGGTGGGTTGGCTCGACTGGATTATGTAGCAGGTGGAAGAGAAGCATTGGTTTGCTATATTCCAAATGAATTAACCATTCATCGAACAAAGCTAGAAAATGCAGATTCTTTGTATGAAAAGCATGCAGGGGAATTATTAACACCACCACGAAAAGAAGAGGTTGAAACCTTTCCAAAACTAATTCCTCATGAATTTTCAATTAGTGAAGGAAAAACAGATGTGGTCTTTTCAGGGTTGGGGTGGGTGACTGTTAATAATCCTGGGAAAAAAATCGTTGCCTATGCCCCAAAGGGAGTTAATGTTACGTTAAGAAAATCATTAATTTAA
- a CDS encoding YqeG family HAD IIIA-type phosphatase has translation MLQIFLPGEYVKSIFHISPKKLKESGIKGIITDLDNTLVEWDRPNATPQLLEWFKEVKDLGMKITIVSNNNEQRVKAFSEPHSIPFIYKARKPMGKAFLKAVKDMNLKKEEVVVIGDQLLTDVLGGNRNGFQTILVVPVASTDGFFTRINRMIERRIMENLKRKGMIQWEE, from the coding sequence ATGCTACAGATATTTTTACCTGGTGAATATGTAAAAAGTATTTTTCATATTTCTCCTAAGAAATTAAAAGAGAGTGGAATAAAGGGAATTATTACAGACTTAGATAATACACTTGTCGAATGGGACCGCCCAAATGCAACTCCACAGTTGCTTGAGTGGTTTAAAGAGGTAAAAGATCTGGGAATGAAGATTACAATTGTTTCTAATAATAACGAACAACGTGTAAAGGCATTCTCGGAGCCTCATTCAATCCCATTTATCTATAAGGCTAGAAAACCAATGGGCAAGGCATTTTTAAAAGCTGTAAAAGATATGAACTTAAAAAAAGAAGAAGTCGTTGTTATTGGTGATCAGCTTTTAACAGACGTTTTAGGTGGAAACCGAAATGGTTTTCAAACGATTTTGGTTGTTCCAGTTGCTTCAACAGATGGTTTTTTTACAAGAATTAACCGAATGATAGAACGGAGAATCATGGAAAACTTGAAACGAAAAGGTATGATTCAATGGGAGGAATAA
- a CDS encoding sporulation histidine kinase inhibitor Sda, whose protein sequence is MRKLSDELLIESYFKATEMKLNDDFIELIIMEIKRRSLGHVLKASS, encoded by the coding sequence ATGCGCAAACTTTCTGACGAGTTATTAATTGAATCGTATTTTAAAGCAACTGAAATGAAACTAAATGATGATTTTATAGAACTAATTATTATGGAAATTAAGCGCCGTTCTTTAGGACATGTATTAAAAGCTTCTTCATAA
- the sigK gene encoding RNA polymerase sporulation sigma factor SigK, with amino-acid sequence MTALGFFVKELVFLVSYVKNNAFPQPLSASDEKKYLEKMSEGDEYARNLLIEHNLRLVAHIVKKFENTGEDSEDLISIGTIGLIKAIESYSQGKGTKLATYAARCIENEILMHLRALKKTKKDVSLHDPIGQDKEGNEISLIDVLKSENEDVIETIQLNMELEKVKEYIDILDGREREVIVGRFGLDLKKEKTQREIAKELGISRSYVSRIEKRALMKMFHEFYRAEKEKRNRLKEK; translated from the coding sequence ATAACAGCACTTGGCTTTTTTGTTAAAGAATTAGTGTTCTTAGTATCTTATGTGAAGAATAATGCCTTTCCACAGCCTTTGTCTGCGTCAGACGAAAAGAAGTATTTAGAAAAAATGTCTGAGGGAGATGAATACGCAAGAAACCTTTTAATTGAACACAACTTGCGTCTCGTTGCCCATATTGTAAAAAAATTTGAAAACACCGGAGAAGACTCGGAAGATTTAATTTCAATTGGAACAATCGGCTTAATAAAAGCAATAGAAAGCTACTCACAAGGTAAAGGAACAAAATTAGCCACGTATGCGGCTAGATGTATTGAAAATGAAATTCTGATGCATTTACGGGCATTAAAGAAAACCAAAAAAGACGTTTCCTTACACGATCCAATCGGTCAAGATAAAGAGGGTAACGAAATCAGCTTAATTGACGTGTTGAAATCTGAAAATGAAGATGTCATTGAAACAATCCAATTAAATATGGAACTTGAAAAGGTTAAGGAATATATTGATATTCTTGATGGAAGAGAACGTGAAGTTATTGTTGGCAGGTTTGGTCTCGATCTTAAAAAGGAAAAAACTCAACGTGAGATTGCAAAAGAATTGGGTATATCAAGGAGCTATGTATCTCGAATCGAAAAGCGGGCTTTAATGAAGATGTTCCACGAATTTTACCGAGCTGAAAAAGAGAAGAGAAACCGTTTAAAGGAAAAATAA
- a CDS encoding YrzI family small protein: MTINLFFITLTLSVSKRKNSKNDVERNQEIQKRMDEMKEKQFGVYREM; this comes from the coding sequence ATGACAATTAACTTATTTTTTATCACATTGACCCTTTCAGTTTCAAAAAGAAAAAATTCAAAAAATGATGTTGAAAGAAATCAAGAGATCCAAAAAAGAATGGATGAAATGAAAGAAAAACAATTTGGAGTTTATCGTGAAATGTAA